The Candidatus Krumholzibacteriota bacterium genome contains a region encoding:
- a CDS encoding cell division protein ZapA, which produces MTEKNTEKVEIFGQEYKIKGVGDPHYIHRIAGYVDKKMREIAHSSGIMSQSRIAILTALNIADELHQIKEKEKNNEKEFGRRAARLGELIEDKISTGR; this is translated from the coding sequence ATGACCGAAAAGAACACAGAGAAGGTGGAAATTTTTGGTCAGGAGTATAAAATCAAAGGTGTCGGTGACCCTCATTATATTCACAGGATCGCTGGATATGTTGACAAGAAGATGAGGGAGATCGCGCATTCCAGTGGGATAATGTCACAGTCACGTATAGCTATTTTAACTGCTCTTAATATCGCCGACGAATTGCACCAGATCAAGGAGAAGGAAAAGAACAACGAGAAGGAATTCGGACGGAGAGCTGCGAGGCTGGGAGAGTTGATAGAAGACAAGATTAGTACAGGAAGGTAA
- the rny gene encoding ribonuclease Y — protein sequence MEGMIYYLLIGILVLFLGFIVGWFVNKKIAQAQMKHTQKLAENIIAEAQREAETRKKASILEAKDEWYQAKLKFEKDTAETRNELRNVERRIEEKEENINRKVDYLEKREQELIDNRKVLENKLINLNSKKEEITKVLHQQNEKLEKIAGMSSDEAKKLLISNLESEAKMQAARKIKEIKDEAERNATKAAREIITLAIERCAADHVVESTVSVVDLPNDEMKGRIIGREGRNIRAFENATGIDVIIDDTPEAVILSGFDPIRREIARIALDKLVKDGRIHPGRIEELVEKTKKDLMEEIREIGERTYLELNMHGLHPELVKLLGRLNYRTSYGQNVLQHSKEVAFVASLLASELGLDPVIAKRAGLLHDIGKAADHEVDGPHAEIGADLARRYGESEVVINSIASHHEDVEKTSLMAHIVSAADSISGARPGARRETLENYIRRLEKLEKIADAFDGVEKSYAIQAGREIRILVSHKKIDDAQATQLASDISRKIEDEMEYPGQIKVIVIRETRAVDFAK from the coding sequence ATGGAAGGCATGATCTATTATCTGTTGATTGGAATCCTTGTACTTTTCCTGGGATTTATCGTGGGCTGGTTCGTGAACAAGAAGATAGCCCAGGCTCAGATGAAACATACGCAGAAACTCGCCGAGAATATCATCGCCGAAGCCCAGAGGGAAGCGGAGACGAGAAAAAAAGCCTCTATTCTTGAAGCGAAAGACGAGTGGTACCAGGCCAAGCTCAAGTTCGAGAAAGATACGGCTGAAACGAGAAATGAACTGAGGAATGTCGAGCGGAGGATCGAGGAAAAAGAAGAGAATATAAACCGGAAGGTGGACTATCTTGAAAAAAGGGAACAGGAGCTGATAGATAACCGGAAGGTCCTTGAAAACAAGCTTATAAACCTGAACTCGAAAAAGGAAGAGATAACAAAGGTCCTGCATCAACAGAACGAGAAGCTTGAAAAAATAGCTGGAATGAGCAGCGATGAGGCCAAGAAACTCCTTATCTCGAATCTGGAAAGCGAAGCCAAGATGCAGGCTGCCAGAAAGATCAAGGAGATCAAGGATGAGGCGGAAAGGAACGCGACGAAAGCGGCAAGGGAAATAATAACGCTTGCTATTGAACGTTGCGCCGCCGATCACGTTGTCGAATCGACAGTGTCAGTCGTCGATCTTCCCAATGACGAGATGAAGGGGAGGATAATCGGAAGAGAGGGCCGTAACATCAGGGCTTTCGAAAACGCCACTGGAATCGATGTGATCATCGATGATACGCCCGAAGCTGTCATCCTTTCGGGATTTGATCCAATAAGACGGGAGATTGCGAGAATCGCTTTGGATAAGCTTGTTAAGGATGGAAGGATCCACCCGGGAAGGATAGAGGAACTGGTCGAAAAGACGAAAAAAGACCTTATGGAAGAAATAAGGGAGATCGGAGAGCGCACATATCTCGAACTCAATATGCATGGATTGCATCCCGAGCTGGTAAAGTTGCTTGGAAGGTTGAACTACAGGACATCTTACGGTCAGAATGTACTCCAGCATTCGAAGGAAGTAGCCTTCGTCGCTTCGCTTCTCGCAAGCGAACTTGGTCTCGATCCCGTCATCGCGAAAAGAGCCGGACTTCTTCATGATATCGGAAAAGCTGCCGATCATGAAGTAGACGGACCGCACGCCGAAATAGGAGCAGACCTCGCCCGAAGGTACGGTGAATCAGAGGTAGTGATCAACTCGATCGCTTCACATCATGAGGATGTCGAAAAGACTTCACTGATGGCGCATATTGTCTCAGCCGCGGATTCGATCTCCGGGGCCAGACCTGGCGCGAGGCGAGAGACTCTGGAGAATTATATCAGAAGGCTGGAAAAACTCGAAAAGATCGCCGACGCTTTCGATGGAGTGGAAAAATCATACGCGATACAGGCTGGAAGGGAAATAAGGATCCTCGTCAGTCACAAGAAGATAGATGACGCCCAGGCTACTCAGCTTGCGAGCGATATTTCGAGAAAGATAGAGGACGAGATGGAATACCCCGGACAGATAAAGGTGATTGTGATACGGGAGACAAGGGCTGTCGATTTCGCAAAGTAG
- the xseB gene encoding exodeoxyribonuclease VII small subunit yields the protein MAPKQSFEDSINRLEEIVRELEEGQVPLEDSIRLYEEGMKLGKKCKQILEAADRRITQLSAGLDREESSE from the coding sequence GTGGCGCCAAAACAAAGCTTCGAAGATTCAATAAACAGGCTTGAAGAGATAGTAAGAGAGCTTGAAGAGGGACAGGTACCGCTTGAAGATAGTATCCGGCTATACGAAGAGGGGATGAAACTGGGGAAAAAATGCAAACAGATACTTGAAGCGGCTGACAGGAGAATAACGCAACTATCCGCTGGACTTGACCGAGAGGAATCAAGTGAGTGA
- the rplT gene encoding 50S ribosomal protein L20, with translation MPRTKHSVASHKRKKKVLKQAKGFTGGRGKLFRSAQEAVNRALSYAYRDRRARKRDFRKLWIARINAAARLNGLSYSRFMNGLKKSEIEINRKMLSEIAIHDAEGFSKLAEIAKDAL, from the coding sequence ATGCCGAGAACAAAACACAGTGTAGCTTCGCATAAAAGAAAAAAGAAGGTGTTGAAACAGGCAAAAGGGTTTACCGGCGGAAGGGGAAAACTCTTTCGCTCAGCCCAGGAAGCCGTGAACAGGGCGCTTTCATACGCGTACAGGGACAGGCGTGCCAGAAAAAGAGATTTTCGCAAACTCTGGATCGCCAGGATCAATGCCGCGGCGAGGCTGAATGGTCTCAGTTACAGTCGTTTCATGAACGGCCTGAAGAAATCCGAGATCGAGATAAACAGAAAAATGCTTTCCGAAATAGCTATCCATGACGCGGAAGGATTCTCGAAACTCGCCGAGATCGCAAAGGATGCCCTTTAA
- the pheS gene encoding phenylalanine--tRNA ligase subunit alpha, whose translation MSREGIDRQSLEKIKNEASERLGSAKGLEAIEDIRIEYLGRKGVLTNALRSIGQLPKEERPLIGSLFNEIKTVINRLIEEKKNELSSGITDSEPYPGDPTLPGRKGWRGGLHLLHKVTRDVKEIFYRMGYSLAEGPEVELDYYNFEALNFPEEHPSRDTQDTFYINRDILLRTQTSPVQVRYMEKNDPPLRIISPGRVYRNETPDPSHSAEFNQMEGLYVDRDVSLADLRNDVTYFIHSYFGKETKVRFRPHFFPFTEPSAEVDMTCFACHGNGCPICQKTGWIEIMGAGMVHPNVFKFAGYDPDSVTGFAFGLGIDRVAMLKYGVDDIRRFLANDIRFLSQFWSGSWVGAKE comes from the coding sequence ATGAGTCGCGAGGGAATCGACCGACAATCTCTCGAAAAGATCAAGAACGAGGCTTCCGAACGGCTCGGCAGCGCGAAAGGTCTTGAGGCGATTGAGGATATACGGATCGAGTATCTTGGAAGGAAGGGCGTCCTGACGAACGCCCTCAGATCGATAGGCCAACTTCCAAAGGAAGAAAGGCCGCTTATCGGAAGCCTTTTCAACGAGATCAAGACGGTGATCAATCGTCTTATCGAAGAGAAGAAAAACGAGCTTTCCTCGGGGATAACCGACAGTGAACCTTACCCCGGAGATCCTACCCTTCCTGGCAGGAAAGGGTGGAGAGGCGGACTCCATCTTCTTCACAAGGTGACAAGAGACGTCAAGGAGATATTCTACAGGATGGGATACTCGCTTGCCGAGGGGCCCGAGGTGGAGCTGGATTATTACAATTTCGAGGCTCTTAATTTTCCCGAAGAACACCCCTCTCGCGACACGCAGGATACTTTTTACATCAACCGGGATATCCTTCTTCGAACGCAGACTTCGCCCGTCCAGGTCAGGTACATGGAAAAAAACGATCCTCCGTTACGGATCATTTCACCGGGAAGAGTCTACAGGAACGAAACACCAGACCCTTCTCACTCAGCTGAATTCAATCAGATGGAGGGTCTTTACGTTGACCGGGACGTATCGCTTGCCGATCTGAGAAACGATGTGACCTATTTTATACATTCATACTTCGGAAAAGAGACAAAGGTCAGGTTCAGGCCTCATTTCTTTCCTTTCACGGAACCGAGCGCAGAGGTGGACATGACATGCTTCGCCTGTCACGGAAACGGATGTCCGATCTGCCAGAAAACAGGATGGATCGAGATCATGGGAGCCGGTATGGTTCATCCAAACGTCTTTAAATTCGCCGGTTACGATCCCGATTCGGTCACCGGGTTTGCTTTCGGCCTCGGAATAGACCGTGTGGCGATGCTGAAATATGGAGTCGACGACATACGCAGATTCCTTGCGAATGATATCCGTTTTCTCAGCCAGTTCTGGAGTGGATCATGGGTAGGAGCGAAGGAATGA
- a CDS encoding polyprenyl synthetase family protein: MSDSTGDSPFLSRIARTAEEVDSRLDILLPPESETPESLHRAMRYSTLAGGKRIRAALCLWTHNLAGNSYPLEALDAACAIECLHSYTLIHDDLPSLDDDALRRGKPSCHVRFGEAIALLAGDALQALAFEILSRNGNVPDKNRLLAIRILAAAAGSRMLVGGQVADLEGEGKDPMAEMVAFIHERKTAELISASMSIGTALETVSADINSEIADIGRKAGLAFQITDDLLDLVGDVSDVGKGLRKDNKRGKITWPATFGIEKSRDMARSLINESIERIRGLGDDGSIEGLFEYILERIS, encoded by the coding sequence GTGAGTGACAGTACCGGAGACTCTCCGTTTCTTTCAAGGATTGCCAGGACGGCTGAAGAGGTTGATTCCAGGCTTGATATCCTTCTTCCTCCGGAGTCGGAAACCCCTGAATCGCTTCACAGGGCGATGAGATATTCTACTCTCGCGGGGGGAAAGAGAATAAGAGCGGCACTTTGCTTGTGGACTCACAATCTTGCCGGCAATTCCTATCCTCTGGAGGCCCTTGATGCGGCCTGCGCAATCGAATGCCTTCATTCGTACACCCTGATTCACGATGATCTTCCATCCCTCGATGATGATGCGCTCAGGCGCGGTAAACCTTCGTGTCATGTACGTTTTGGGGAAGCTATCGCCTTGCTCGCCGGGGACGCGCTTCAGGCCCTTGCGTTCGAAATATTGTCGCGAAATGGAAATGTGCCGGATAAGAACAGGTTGCTCGCGATAAGGATCCTCGCCGCAGCGGCCGGTTCAAGAATGCTCGTGGGAGGACAGGTCGCCGATCTTGAAGGTGAAGGTAAAGATCCCATGGCCGAAATGGTCGCTTTTATCCACGAAAGAAAGACGGCGGAACTTATCTCTGCTTCAATGTCAATAGGAACAGCCCTCGAAACAGTATCTGCGGATATTAATTCGGAGATTGCCGATATAGGAAGAAAGGCCGGGCTTGCATTTCAGATCACCGATGATCTTCTTGATCTTGTGGGTGATGTCAGTGATGTGGGAAAAGGCTTGCGAAAGGACAACAAAAGAGGGAAAATCACATGGCCCGCGACGTTCGGTATCGAAAAATCCCGGGATATGGCAAGATCGCTGATAAATGAATCCATCGAAAGGATACGTGGGCTTGGTGATGACGGGTCGATAGAGGGGCTGTTTGAATACATTCTGGAGCGTATTTCCTGA
- a CDS encoding TIGR00282 family metallophosphoesterase, whose amino-acid sequence MNILILGDVLSKIGRIALRDGLPELKKRLKVDLCTANVENAAGMFGVTESVVNEIRQYGVDLMTSGNHIWDKQEGVRLLDDRDDLLRPANYPPGAKGYGFVTREVSSRRVCLLNLQGRTYMPDIDCPFRKADEVLSSLSSDIRIIIVDFHAEATSEKLAMAYYLDGRISILAGTHTHVHTADERILPGGTAYQTDIGMTGPYSSVIGVKKEAVIERFLTGINVRFQPGGEDPCIQGLFVEVDDNTGKALKLERIHQPL is encoded by the coding sequence ATGAATATCCTGATCCTTGGAGACGTCCTTTCAAAAATCGGCCGGATAGCTTTAAGAGACGGGCTGCCTGAACTGAAAAAGAGACTGAAAGTAGATCTGTGTACGGCAAACGTAGAGAACGCGGCGGGGATGTTCGGCGTCACTGAATCTGTCGTCAACGAGATCAGGCAGTACGGGGTCGATCTTATGACCAGTGGTAACCATATCTGGGACAAACAGGAAGGCGTAAGACTCCTTGATGATCGGGACGATCTGCTCAGGCCGGCGAATTATCCACCCGGCGCGAAAGGGTATGGATTCGTCACCAGAGAGGTATCTTCAAGGCGTGTCTGCCTGCTCAATCTTCAGGGCAGGACGTATATGCCCGATATCGACTGCCCGTTCAGAAAAGCTGATGAAGTGCTTTCGTCACTTTCCTCAGATATCAGGATAATCATCGTCGATTTTCACGCCGAAGCTACAAGTGAAAAACTTGCCATGGCGTATTATCTTGACGGACGGATCTCGATCCTTGCCGGCACTCACACGCATGTGCATACCGCCGATGAAAGGATCCTTCCTGGAGGGACAGCCTACCAGACCGATATCGGGATGACCGGTCCGTATTCGTCGGTGATAGGGGTAAAGAAAGAAGCTGTCATAGAAAGATTCCTGACCGGGATCAATGTCAGGTTTCAACCGGGCGGAGAAGATCCCTGTATCCAGGGTTTGTTCGTTGAAGTGGATGATAATACCGGAAAAGCTTTGAAGCTGGAAAGAATCCATCAGCCGTTGTGA
- the rpmI gene encoding 50S ribosomal protein L35, with protein sequence MPKIKTNRGAAKRFRLTGNGKIKRGKAYASHILTKKSTKRKRNLRKQTLAATSDVKRIKRMLGM encoded by the coding sequence ATGCCAAAAATTAAAACAAACCGTGGAGCTGCGAAACGATTCCGATTGACCGGGAATGGAAAAATAAAAAGAGGTAAGGCTTATGCGAGCCATATTCTTACTAAAAAATCGACCAAGAGGAAACGCAACCTCCGCAAACAGACTCTGGCAGCCACATCTGATGTAAAAAGAATCAAAAGGATGTTGGGCATGTAG
- a CDS encoding phenylalanine--tRNA ligase subunit beta — protein MKVSLNWLKRYVDIVEDPKTLADDLTMFGLNVEGIEDRRPDFSGVIFGIVTECGKHPDADKLSVCKVDTGQEEHLNIVCGAPNVRAGLNVAVAVNGAVLPGNFKIKKTRIRGQVSEGMICSEIELGIGSDKSGIIELGFELAPGTDLGGHLGSDDVILDIEVTPNRPDQLSHLGIAREIAALYKRDLKEPEYLPLETDDRFKVKIEDTNDCWRYSAACVSDVKIEKSPQWIQKLLVSAGVKPLNNIVDITNFVLMEIGQPLHAFDRDRLIGDTITVRRANDRETLETLDGVKRKLGSSVLVIADSEIPVGIAGVMGGADSEIKDKTKRIVLESAVFDPAAVRKSSHYLKLDTEASYRFEREGDVGITVKALERACYLIKEIGAGEPELKITDNVADRVVLEEKKISIRVSQANRLMGTHLGPTDLKDLLLRLDLESEIKGNEIVVAIPSFRRDIKAEVDLIEEVARVYGYENIGREEEYSSRIFSRVSSLDMLREDLSFFLVSRGYAEVINSSFMDPEDTRVFEWHSSDPRCNPVKLLNPLSLGQSVLRTSLLPGILRTIARNAPVEQEGIKVFEMGRIFLPVGPGDGLPEEKLHLTACFTRKNIPVQWNEKQREFDFLDMKGEIETVFEWIGIESEVNIEREKREEPDFVFNCYYKNELAGYCGMIPGRISKRYEIPSPVFYFSILPEVIHSLGVNELTYSELIPYPAVKRDLCVVASERVKFSDIMKVVKKRAKYLEYIRLFDYYRGGNLGEGQRSYAFRLSFRSPEGTLDDKVVDKVIGKVLDGLRTELQVSLRME, from the coding sequence ATGAAAGTTAGCTTAAACTGGCTTAAGAGATACGTGGATATAGTAGAAGATCCGAAGACACTGGCGGACGATCTGACGATGTTCGGATTGAATGTCGAAGGGATCGAGGACAGGCGGCCTGATTTCAGCGGAGTAATATTCGGAATAGTGACCGAATGCGGGAAACACCCTGACGCGGACAAGCTGAGCGTCTGCAAAGTTGACACTGGTCAGGAAGAGCATCTGAACATCGTGTGCGGCGCCCCGAACGTAAGGGCCGGATTGAATGTTGCGGTAGCCGTCAACGGTGCCGTCCTTCCTGGTAATTTCAAGATAAAAAAGACCAGGATCAGGGGACAGGTCTCGGAGGGAATGATCTGTTCTGAGATAGAACTTGGGATCGGAAGCGACAAAAGCGGTATCATTGAACTTGGATTTGAACTCGCGCCTGGAACCGATCTTGGTGGCCATCTAGGATCTGATGATGTCATCCTCGATATCGAGGTGACGCCGAACAGACCTGATCAGCTTTCCCACCTGGGGATCGCCAGGGAGATCGCCGCCCTCTACAAAAGGGATCTGAAAGAACCGGAATATCTGCCTCTCGAGACCGATGACCGGTTCAAAGTCAAAATAGAGGATACGAACGATTGCTGGAGGTACTCTGCGGCATGCGTCTCTGATGTAAAGATTGAAAAATCTCCACAGTGGATTCAGAAACTGCTGGTATCGGCCGGCGTCAAACCTCTTAATAATATCGTCGATATAACGAATTTCGTTCTGATGGAGATCGGTCAGCCTCTCCATGCTTTTGACAGGGACAGGTTGATAGGGGACACTATAACTGTTAGAAGAGCAAATGACAGGGAGACGCTCGAGACTCTCGACGGAGTCAAGAGAAAACTGGGCAGCAGCGTCCTGGTCATCGCCGATTCAGAGATTCCCGTCGGCATCGCTGGCGTGATGGGTGGAGCCGACAGCGAGATCAAGGACAAAACGAAACGGATCGTCCTGGAAAGCGCGGTTTTTGATCCGGCCGCAGTGAGAAAATCGAGTCATTATCTGAAGCTCGACACGGAAGCCTCTTACAGGTTTGAGCGCGAGGGAGATGTCGGTATAACGGTAAAGGCGCTCGAAAGAGCATGTTACCTGATAAAAGAGATCGGAGCTGGCGAACCTGAACTGAAGATTACCGATAATGTCGCTGACCGGGTGGTCCTTGAGGAGAAAAAGATATCGATCAGGGTCAGCCAGGCAAACAGGCTCATGGGGACGCATCTGGGCCCAACAGATCTGAAAGACCTTCTTTTACGTCTCGATCTGGAATCGGAGATAAAAGGGAATGAGATCGTTGTGGCGATACCGTCATTCCGCAGGGATATCAAGGCCGAGGTAGATCTGATAGAAGAAGTGGCAAGAGTCTACGGATATGAGAATATCGGACGTGAAGAGGAATACAGCAGCAGGATATTCTCGCGTGTCTCGTCTCTTGACATGTTGCGGGAGGATCTTTCGTTTTTCCTTGTATCGAGAGGGTATGCCGAAGTGATCAATTCATCCTTCATGGATCCCGAAGACACGAGGGTCTTCGAGTGGCATTCCAGCGATCCGAGGTGTAACCCGGTAAAGCTGCTTAACCCTCTTTCGCTGGGCCAATCGGTCCTGCGGACTTCTCTTCTTCCTGGAATCCTCAGGACGATCGCGAGGAACGCTCCGGTCGAACAGGAAGGGATAAAAGTATTTGAAATGGGCAGGATCTTTCTGCCTGTCGGTCCAGGTGATGGGCTTCCTGAAGAAAAATTGCACCTGACAGCCTGCTTTACCCGAAAGAATATTCCGGTGCAATGGAATGAGAAGCAGAGAGAATTCGATTTTCTCGATATGAAAGGGGAGATCGAAACGGTCTTTGAGTGGATCGGTATAGAATCCGAGGTTAATATTGAAAGGGAAAAGAGAGAGGAACCGGACTTTGTTTTTAACTGCTACTATAAAAACGAGTTAGCAGGTTATTGTGGAATGATACCGGGCCGTATTTCGAAGAGGTACGAAATACCGAGCCCTGTATTCTATTTTTCAATACTTCCCGAAGTGATTCATTCGCTGGGAGTTAATGAACTCACGTATTCGGAACTTATACCATATCCCGCTGTAAAGAGGGATCTGTGTGTCGTTGCTTCGGAGAGGGTTAAATTCTCCGATATCATGAAGGTCGTTAAAAAAAGGGCCAAATATCTTGAATATATAAGGCTGTTCGATTATTATCGTGGTGGCAATCTGGGGGAAGGGCAGAGAAGTTACGCTTTCAGGCTCTCCTTCAGATCACCTGAAGGGACGCTCGATGACAAGGTAGTAGACAAGGTGATCGGCAAGGTCCTGGACGGATTACGTACAGAGTTACAGGTATCTTTAAGGATGGAATAG
- the zapB gene encoding cell division protein ZapB, which translates to MGSVGLASLEVLEEKIIKAAELIERLSGEKKRLEEKNKELKDQVDSLYIKNEELKKEIEIFNSDKDKRKDFDKTREEIGNKIEEMLLKLDGLEL; encoded by the coding sequence ATGGGATCAGTCGGGCTTGCAAGCCTCGAAGTCCTTGAGGAAAAGATAATTAAGGCGGCGGAACTTATTGAAAGACTTTCCGGGGAAAAAAAGAGGCTCGAGGAAAAGAATAAAGAGTTGAAAGATCAAGTCGATTCGTTATATATTAAAAATGAAGAACTGAAGAAAGAGATTGAAATCTTTAATAGTGATAAAGACAAAAGAAAAGATTTCGACAAAACCAGAGAGGAGATAGGAAACAAAATCGAGGAGATGCTGTTAAAGCTCGACGGACTTGAACTCTAG
- a CDS encoding bifunctional 5,10-methylenetetrahydrofolate dehydrogenase/5,10-methenyltetrahydrofolate cyclohydrolase, which yields MKTQEYKNLIDGKRISKEILSEVNEESARFSRDNAPPKLTVLIAGDEPASQVYVGMKVKASAKCNIDSDLIELPADITEEYLIERLRTLNSDRSVDGILVQLPLPAHIDEQKIIESISPDKDVDGFHPYNLGRLVSGKRRFVPCTPLGIMTLLERYSIKTEGSNIVVVGRSLIVGKPMALLLSARSSGGNATVTLCHTRTRNLEEILSKAEIIIAAAGSPRMITGEMVSDGVVVIDVGMNRVDDPAAKRGYRLDGDVDFDSVQPKASLITPVPGGVGPMTVATLMKNTLQAAKWARGAGDEIK from the coding sequence TTGAAGACCCAGGAATACAAAAACCTTATTGACGGAAAAAGAATATCAAAGGAAATACTCTCGGAAGTCAATGAGGAATCAGCGAGGTTCTCCAGGGACAATGCTCCTCCAAAACTTACCGTTCTGATCGCCGGTGACGAACCTGCTTCCCAGGTTTATGTCGGTATGAAAGTCAAAGCTTCGGCGAAATGTAATATCGATTCCGATCTGATAGAACTGCCCGCGGACATCACGGAGGAATACCTGATCGAGAGACTGCGTACACTGAACAGTGACAGGTCTGTCGACGGAATACTCGTTCAGCTTCCTCTTCCCGCGCATATCGACGAGCAGAAGATCATCGAGTCGATATCACCCGACAAGGATGTTGATGGTTTTCATCCATACAATCTCGGAAGGCTCGTATCCGGAAAGAGAAGATTCGTACCGTGCACACCTCTTGGCATTATGACGCTTCTCGAAAGGTATTCTATCAAGACTGAAGGAAGTAATATTGTTGTCGTTGGAAGAAGCCTTATAGTGGGAAAACCCATGGCTCTTCTTCTTTCGGCAAGGTCTTCAGGGGGAAACGCGACGGTGACACTTTGTCACACCAGGACAAGGAATCTTGAGGAAATCCTTTCGAAAGCGGAAATAATAATCGCTGCGGCCGGCAGTCCGAGGATGATAACAGGTGAGATGGTAAGTGACGGCGTCGTCGTCATTGATGTCGGAATGAACAGGGTTGACGATCCGGCGGCAAAAAGAGGATATCGCCTCGATGGGGATGTCGATTTTGATTCAGTCCAGCCGAAAGCTTCACTGATAACACCGGTTCCCGGAGGTGTAGGGCCGATGACTGTCGCTACGCTTATGAAAAACACTCTTCAGGCGGCGAAATGGGCAAGGGGAGCGGGTGATGAGATCAAGTGA
- the xseA gene encoding exodeoxyribonuclease VII large subunit, with translation MRSSDWNDSPVTENEDIYSVSEIAEALRHNLETEFPSVRIIGEIANFKAHASGHYYLTLRDEKNLIRIVIFKRNAYRLPFLPSDGMQVIASGRISFYGGTGQTQLIAENLVRAGKGASELQFRRTLQKLIDEGATGIDRKRAIPRFPEKIAVITSLSGAVIKDISNTLARRWPLARIVRVPAEVQGATAAGSIIRAFEETDSMEGIDCVILARGGGSIEDLWAFNLEETARAVLGSKYPVITGIGHEIDTTICDYVSDLRAPTPTAAAELAAPEIGQVKNDIANIIRILGKIADRGSLRRYNMLDLVMRSSVFPAIRHRLDYGMLQADEKQVRLENWWKGNRHDLLASSGNLCVRLDRTLIDRLGFVKEKTAARIRMLEGLYPLSILKRGYSFCTSDDGLRIISGTDNIGKGDNIAVNFHDGSAFCTVKDKRKGKMWRQNKASKIQ, from the coding sequence ATGAGATCAAGTGACTGGAACGATTCGCCAGTTACAGAAAACGAAGATATATATTCTGTTTCCGAGATAGCCGAGGCTTTGAGGCATAATCTTGAGACTGAATTCCCCTCCGTCAGAATAATCGGCGAGATCGCAAATTTCAAGGCGCACGCTTCCGGACATTATTATCTTACGCTCCGGGATGAAAAGAACCTTATCCGAATAGTCATCTTTAAAAGAAACGCGTATCGGCTCCCGTTTCTTCCTTCTGACGGGATGCAGGTGATCGCATCCGGACGAATATCATTCTACGGTGGGACTGGCCAGACGCAGCTGATAGCCGAGAATCTTGTAAGAGCCGGGAAGGGAGCCTCTGAACTTCAGTTTCGAAGGACCCTGCAGAAATTGATCGACGAAGGCGCAACGGGGATCGACAGGAAAAGGGCTATTCCTCGTTTCCCGGAAAAAATAGCAGTCATAACCTCTCTCTCCGGTGCCGTTATAAAAGATATATCCAATACGCTTGCCAGACGCTGGCCGCTGGCAAGGATCGTAAGGGTTCCAGCGGAAGTACAGGGGGCGACAGCCGCGGGATCAATAATACGGGCGTTTGAAGAAACTGATTCGATGGAAGGGATCGATTGCGTGATCCTCGCTCGCGGAGGAGGAAGTATCGAGGATCTCTGGGCCTTCAACCTTGAAGAAACGGCAAGAGCGGTGTTGGGAAGCAAGTACCCGGTGATAACAGGTATAGGCCATGAGATCGATACTACAATTTGCGACTATGTATCAGATCTGAGAGCTCCTACTCCTACTGCCGCAGCGGAACTTGCCGCTCCGGAGATCGGACAGGTAAAAAATGACATCGCGAATATTATCCGGATTCTCGGGAAAATAGCTGACCGCGGTTCATTACGAAGGTACAACATGCTCGATCTTGTGATGCGAAGCAGCGTATTCCCGGCTATCAGGCATAGACTCGATTACGGGATGCTGCAGGCGGACGAGAAACAGGTTCGGCTTGAGAACTGGTGGAAAGGAAACAGGCACGATCTATTGGCATCAAGCGGAAATCTCTGTGTGCGGCTCGACAGGACACTCATCGACAGGCTGGGATTTGTGAAGGAAAAAACAGCCGCGAGGATAAGGATGCTTGAAGGGCTCTATCCACTTTCAATACTGAAGAGGGGATATTCGTTTTGTACCTCGGATGATGGATTGAGGATAATCTCCGGAACCGATAATATTGGAAAAGGTGACAATATAGCTGTAAATTTTCATGACGGTTCCGCTTTTTGCACCGTAAAGGACAAAAGAAAGGGGAAGATGTGGCGCCAAAACAAAGCTTCGAAGATTCAATAA